The Oscillospiraceae bacterium genome contains a region encoding:
- a CDS encoding MFS transporter: protein MEQFLQKNKWSILAAGAAIQILTGIPAAWGVFQGPVRQEYGFDEGAASFIFSFTIGAFGLGCVIGGYLQDKAGPRIAGFAGTALLTGGFTAAGFLPAEKAWIFYLCFSLPVGLGCAFLYPAVMSCAQKWFADKKGLATGIVGGAVGFSGAALTFLVRWLAGGWGIRVCFWVLAALMLLVCGGGSILLQNPKSAGQKKQQTKKAPPKDYTPREMFKTKQYWLGFLVVGLATPAVLLFSPIIVQLGQDRGLSEEAAHWAIIIGAVGSAAGRLAMPALSDKIGRRATDLILFTGLAGLSAAFIFAQSWWVIAAYTALTFCYSGEAAVIPSMCTDLFGMKNTGVNYGFLALGMSAGSIGFPLLAKALNLELGRHFIAIGAALAGLLCLWALKPTQEEKL, encoded by the coding sequence ATCCTGACCGGCATCCCTGCGGCCTGGGGCGTGTTTCAGGGCCCGGTGCGGCAGGAATACGGCTTTGACGAGGGCGCGGCCAGCTTTATTTTCAGCTTTACCATCGGCGCATTCGGGCTGGGGTGCGTGATCGGCGGCTATTTGCAGGATAAGGCGGGCCCGCGGATCGCCGGCTTTGCGGGCACGGCCCTGCTGACCGGGGGCTTTACAGCCGCGGGCTTTCTGCCCGCGGAAAAGGCGTGGATCTTTTATCTGTGCTTCAGCCTGCCGGTGGGGCTGGGATGCGCCTTTTTATACCCGGCAGTGATGAGCTGCGCCCAAAAGTGGTTTGCGGACAAAAAGGGGCTTGCCACCGGCATCGTGGGCGGCGCGGTGGGCTTTTCGGGCGCGGCGCTGACCTTTTTGGTGCGCTGGCTGGCCGGCGGCTGGGGCATCCGGGTGTGTTTTTGGGTGCTGGCCGCGCTGATGCTGCTGGTGTGCGGCGGGGGCAGCATCCTGCTGCAAAACCCGAAAAGCGCGGGCCAGAAAAAGCAGCAGACGAAAAAAGCGCCCCCCAAGGATTACACCCCCCGGGAGATGTTCAAGACAAAGCAGTATTGGCTGGGCTTTTTGGTGGTGGGCCTCGCCACCCCGGCGGTGCTGCTGTTCAGCCCCATCATCGTGCAGCTGGGGCAGGACCGGGGGCTTTCGGAAGAGGCGGCCCACTGGGCCATCATCATTGGGGCGGTGGGCTCGGCTGCGGGGCGGCTTGCCATGCCGGCTTTGAGCGACAAGATTGGCCGCCGGGCCACCGACCTGATTTTGTTCACCGGCCTTGCGGGGCTTTCGGCGGCGTTTATTTTTGCCCAGAGCTGGTGGGTGATCGCGGCGTACACCGCCCTGACCTTTTGCTACTCGGGCGAGGCGGCGGTGATCCCCAGCATGTGCACCGACCTGTTCGGCATGAAAAACACGGGGGTAAACTACGGCTTTTTGGCGCTGGGCATGAGCGCGGGAAGCATCGGCTTCCCGCTGCTGGCCAAGGCGCTGAATTTGGAGCTGGGGCGGCACTTCATCGCCATCGGCGCGGCGCTGGCGGGGCTTTTGTGCCTGTGGGCGCTCAAGCCCACCCAGGAGGAAAAGCTGTAA
- a CDS encoding nitrogen-fixing protein NifU, with protein MTYSHEVERMCPLTKGPHHGPAPIPEEGNWVKAYEIKDISGLTHGVGWCAPQQGTCKLTLNIKNGIIEEALVETIGCSGMTHSAAMAGEILPGKTILEALNTDLVCDAINVAMRELFLQIVYGRSQTAFSEDGLPVGAGLEDLGKGLRSMTGTIFSTQAKGVRYLELTEGYITKMALDENNEVIGYQFVRLGKMLEAIRHGEEPGAAYEKNIGTYGRFDGAVKYIDPREE; from the coding sequence ATGACCTATTCTCATGAAGTAGAGCGCATGTGCCCCCTGACCAAGGGCCCGCATCACGGCCCCGCCCCCATCCCAGAAGAGGGCAACTGGGTCAAGGCGTATGAGATCAAGGATATTTCCGGCCTGACCCACGGCGTGGGCTGGTGCGCCCCCCAGCAGGGCACCTGCAAGCTGACCCTGAACATCAAGAACGGCATCATTGAGGAAGCGCTGGTGGAGACCATCGGCTGCTCCGGCATGACCCACTCGGCCGCCATGGCGGGCGAGATCCTGCCCGGCAAGACCATTTTGGAGGCGCTGAACACCGACCTGGTGTGCGACGCCATCAACGTGGCAATGCGCGAGCTGTTTTTGCAGATCGTGTACGGCCGCAGCCAGACCGCGTTCAGCGAGGACGGCCTGCCCGTGGGCGCCGGCCTGGAGGACCTGGGCAAGGGCCTGCGCAGCATGACCGGCACCATTTTTTCCACCCAGGCCAAGGGTGTGCGCTACCTGGAGCTGACCGAGGGCTACATTACCAAAATGGCCCTGGACGAGAACAACGAGGTCATCGGCTACCAGTTCGTGCGGCTGGGCAAAATGCTGGAGGCGATCCGCCACGGTGAGGAGCCGGGCGCCGCCTACGAGAAGAATATCGGCACCTACGGCCGGTTCGATGGCGCTGTGAAGTACATCGACCCGCGCGAGGAATAA
- a CDS encoding integrase, with product MQCTQHSLSGGMLTEYENHLWERECRPATVEKYLRDVKHFLEFLPWGKEVTKQDVLAYKQALSARYAPASTNSMLTALNDFLDWVGWSECRVKLLKIQRSLFCSGNRELTRAEYNRLVSAARHKGNVRLDLLMQTICSTGIRIGELRFITAEAVNSGVAEVCCKGKTRPVLLCRELQKKLLKYCARQGIAQGPVFVTKNGTPLDRANIWRDMKRLCAEAGVDKKKVFPHNLRHLFARTFYNLEKDIVRLADILGHSSVETSRIYTMSSGQEHQRQLAALHLIL from the coding sequence ATGCAGTGCACACAGCACAGTTTGAGCGGCGGGATGCTTACGGAATACGAGAACCACCTGTGGGAACGGGAGTGCCGCCCCGCCACGGTGGAAAAATACCTGCGGGATGTAAAACACTTTTTGGAGTTCCTGCCCTGGGGAAAAGAGGTCACCAAGCAGGACGTGCTGGCCTACAAGCAAGCGCTGAGCGCCCGCTATGCGCCGGCCAGCACAAACTCCATGCTCACCGCCCTGAACGATTTTTTGGACTGGGTGGGCTGGAGCGAATGCAGGGTGAAGCTGCTGAAAATCCAAAGGAGCCTGTTTTGCAGCGGGAACAGAGAACTCACCCGCGCCGAATACAACCGCCTGGTAAGCGCGGCCAGGCACAAGGGCAATGTGCGGCTGGACCTGCTGATGCAGACCATCTGCAGCACCGGCATCCGCATTGGGGAGCTGCGCTTCATCACGGCGGAAGCGGTGAACAGCGGGGTGGCCGAGGTGTGCTGCAAGGGCAAAACGCGGCCGGTGCTGCTGTGCCGGGAGCTGCAAAAGAAGCTTTTGAAATACTGCGCCCGGCAGGGCATCGCCCAGGGGCCGGTATTCGTGACCAAAAACGGCACGCCGCTGGACCGCGCCAACATCTGGCGCGACATGAAGCGGCTGTGCGCCGAGGCGGGGGTGGACAAAAAGAAGGTGTTCCCGCACAACCTGCGCCACCTGTTCGCGCGGACCTTTTATAACCTGGAAAAGGACATTGTGCGGCTGGCGGATATTTTGGGGCACAGCAGCGTGGAGACCAGCCGCATTTACACCATGAGCAGCGGGCAGGAGCATCAGCGCCAGCTGGCCGCACTGCATCTGATTTTATAA
- the mbl gene encoding MreB-like protein: protein MFRWEYGVDLGTSRISIACPEKKLFCRQANLLAMDGRSGRVCAMGDEALAMLGRTPPWIEVYQPVEKGLVSRPELAALLLKSQFRAVRPNNPVASSRLCLCTPVSATGVERDTLVDVAMKAGIKHVMLMERPMAAALGAGLDIFAPQGKMVIEIGAGTTDIALFSLGGIVEAESIKIGGDDFDQAIRRFLKEKFSLLVGQRTAEAIKIRAAGCLREDFDETLRIKGKNLHTGLPEVHEADTLELYRAVEAVVRRIVRSANQVMERAAPELAGDLHTQGIVLTGGGARLRGLPDYLAGALRVPVRLAEHASGCAARGAARGAALEKRLENGVLVF, encoded by the coding sequence ATGTTTCGGTGGGAGTATGGCGTCGATCTGGGCACAAGCAGGATTTCGATCGCATGCCCTGAGAAAAAGCTGTTCTGCCGGCAGGCAAACCTGCTGGCGATGGACGGGCGCAGCGGCAGGGTGTGCGCGATGGGGGACGAGGCTTTGGCGATGCTGGGCCGCACACCCCCCTGGATTGAGGTATATCAGCCGGTGGAAAAGGGGCTGGTCAGCCGGCCCGAGCTGGCGGCGCTGCTGCTGAAAAGCCAGTTCCGGGCGGTGCGCCCCAATAACCCGGTGGCGAGCTCCCGCCTGTGCCTGTGCACGCCGGTAAGCGCTACCGGCGTGGAGCGGGACACCCTGGTGGACGTGGCGATGAAGGCGGGCATAAAGCATGTGATGCTGATGGAACGGCCGATGGCCGCGGCCCTGGGCGCGGGGCTGGATATTTTTGCGCCCCAGGGAAAAATGGTGATCGAGATTGGGGCGGGCACGACGGACATCGCCCTGTTCAGCCTGGGAGGCATTGTGGAGGCGGAGAGCATTAAAATAGGAGGGGACGATTTCGACCAGGCTATCCGCCGGTTCTTAAAAGAGAAGTTTTCGCTGCTGGTGGGCCAGCGGACGGCGGAGGCCATTAAGATCCGGGCTGCAGGCTGCCTGCGGGAGGACTTTGACGAAACCCTGCGCATCAAGGGCAAGAACCTGCACACCGGCCTGCCCGAGGTGCACGAGGCGGACACGCTGGAGCTGTATCGGGCGGTGGAGGCGGTTGTGCGGCGCATTGTGCGGAGCGCAAACCAGGTGATGGAGCGGGCCGCGCCCGAGCTGGCGGGGGATCTTCACACCCAGGGGATCGTGCTCACCGGCGGCGGCGCGCGCCTGCGCGGGCTGCCGGACTACTTGGCCGGTGCGCTGCGCGTGCCGGTGAGGCTGGCGGAGCACGCTTCGGGCTGCGCGGCGCGGGGCGCTGCACGGGGCGCGGCGCTGGAAAAACGGCTGGAAAACGGCGTGCTCGTGTTCTGA
- a CDS encoding patatin family protein — translation MEQDTTLLLEGGAMRGLYTSGVLDVFMEHGLYLPNVVGVSAGALNGVNYVARQPGRSLRANLDFLDDPRYMGPAHLLKEFSFFNFDFLLGEMAESLLPFDFDTFWASGQRLWAVAADCRTGRALFYEKHALGPDFFTAVRASASMPLLGSMVKVGRDVCLDGGVANCIPIPADLPFPAGKTVLVLTRQQGFRKPPQSRPVQRLYHRRYGAYPALLAACLAQPEVYNAQMERIDRLEAEGRVFVIRPSTPVTVGRTERDKAKLRSLYDQGRAEAEACLPALGAYLGL, via the coding sequence TTGGAACAGGATACCACTCTTTTATTGGAGGGCGGCGCCATGCGGGGGCTTTATACCTCCGGCGTGCTGGACGTTTTTATGGAGCACGGGCTGTATCTGCCCAATGTGGTGGGGGTCAGCGCGGGCGCGCTCAACGGGGTGAACTACGTGGCCCGGCAGCCCGGGCGCTCGCTGCGTGCAAACCTTGATTTCCTCGATGACCCCCGCTATATGGGCCCCGCCCATCTCTTAAAGGAATTCAGTTTTTTCAATTTTGATTTTCTCCTGGGCGAAATGGCCGAGAGCCTGCTGCCCTTTGATTTCGATACCTTTTGGGCCTCCGGGCAGCGGCTGTGGGCTGTGGCGGCCGACTGCCGCACCGGCAGGGCCCTCTTTTACGAAAAGCACGCCCTCGGACCGGATTTTTTCACCGCCGTGCGCGCCAGCGCCAGCATGCCGCTGCTGGGCAGCATGGTCAAGGTGGGGCGCGACGTCTGCCTGGACGGCGGGGTGGCCAACTGCATCCCCATCCCCGCGGACCTTCCCTTTCCCGCGGGCAAAACGGTCCTGGTGCTCACCCGCCAGCAGGGCTTCCGCAAGCCGCCCCAGTCCCGGCCGGTCCAGCGGCTGTATCACCGGCGCTACGGCGCCTACCCCGCGCTGCTGGCTGCCTGCCTGGCGCAGCCCGAAGTGTACAACGCCCAGATGGAGCGCATCGACCGCCTCGAGGCAGAGGGCCGCGTTTTCGTGATCCGCCCCTCCACCCCGGTCACGGTGGGCCGCACCGAGCGCGACAAGGCAAAGCTCCGCTCCCTGTACGACCAGGGCCGCGCCGAAGCCGAAGCCTGCCTGCCCGCTCTGGGCGCCTACCTGGGGCTGTAA
- a CDS encoding pyridoxal kinase gives MKYIAPKTVLCIHDLSGAGRCSMGAAAPVLAAMGHQPIMLPTALFSTHTGGLGQPAAQMCGGYGPAALQHYRELGLQIDCIYSGYLAGTGDQELVRRAFEFWPEALKIVDPVLGDGGRFYTGMEDKLPGVRELCRGADVILPNLTEACLLLGLPQPQQELDQAGAGALAEELAGLCGQTVVTGLPQGRHLACAGGGKERFVVQRLRIDRSYPGTGDLFASVLVGALLRGNAVSAAADAAAGFVAEAIENTDPAANPALGVWFEPLLGRLAGRGV, from the coding sequence TTGAAATACATAGCGCCAAAAACGGTTCTGTGCATCCACGATCTTTCCGGCGCCGGGCGCTGCAGCATGGGGGCGGCGGCGCCGGTGCTTGCCGCCATGGGCCACCAGCCGATCATGCTGCCCACGGCACTGTTTTCCACCCACACGGGGGGGCTGGGGCAGCCCGCCGCCCAGATGTGCGGGGGTTACGGGCCCGCGGCGCTGCAGCATTACCGGGAGCTGGGGCTGCAGATCGACTGCATTTATTCGGGCTACCTTGCCGGCACGGGCGACCAGGAGCTGGTGCGCCGCGCGTTTGAGTTCTGGCCCGAAGCGTTAAAGATTGTGGACCCGGTGCTGGGGGATGGAGGCCGGTTTTACACCGGTATGGAGGACAAGCTGCCCGGCGTGCGGGAGCTGTGCCGTGGGGCGGACGTGATTCTGCCAAACCTCACCGAGGCCTGCCTTTTGCTGGGCCTCCCCCAGCCGCAGCAGGAGCTGGACCAGGCCGGGGCCGGGGCCCTGGCCGAAGAGCTTGCCGGCCTGTGCGGCCAGACGGTGGTCACCGGCCTGCCCCAGGGCAGGCACCTGGCCTGCGCAGGCGGCGGCAAGGAACGCTTTGTGGTGCAGCGGCTGCGCATCGACCGCAGCTACCCCGGCACGGGCGATCTGTTTGCCAGCGTGCTGGTGGGGGCGCTTTTGCGGGGCAACGCCGTGAGCGCAGCGGCCGACGCGGCAGCGGGCTTTGTGGCGGAGGCCATTGAGAACACCGACCCTGCCGCAAACCCCGCGCTGGGCGTGTGGTTTGAGCCTTTGCTGGGGCGGCTGGCCGGGCGGGGTGTGTGA
- a CDS encoding tRNA (uridine(34)/cytosine(34)/5-carboxymethylaminomethyluridine (34)-2'-O)-methyltransferase TrmL, which yields MGRLNIVLVEPQIPENTGNIARTCAVTGASLHLVKPLGFEVTDKHLKRAGLDYWYLLDITYYESLADFFDKNAGPFYFFTSKGPHRHTDVNYPDGSYLVFGREDAGLPEKLLYDNQGQCVRIPMRKGARCLNLSNSVAVGVYEALRQWGFPELEDRGQLRDYEWK from the coding sequence ATGGGCCGGTTGAACATTGTGCTGGTGGAGCCGCAGATCCCCGAGAATACCGGCAACATTGCCCGCACCTGCGCGGTGACCGGCGCCAGCCTGCATTTGGTAAAGCCCTTGGGCTTTGAGGTGACGGACAAGCATTTAAAACGCGCCGGGCTTGACTATTGGTACCTGCTTGATATAACATATTACGAGAGCCTTGCCGACTTTTTTGACAAAAATGCGGGCCCGTTCTACTTTTTTACCAGCAAGGGGCCGCACCGCCACACCGATGTGAACTACCCGGACGGCTCGTACCTTGTGTTTGGACGCGAGGATGCGGGCCTGCCGGAAAAGCTGCTTTACGACAACCAGGGGCAGTGCGTGCGCATCCCCATGCGGAAGGGCGCGCGATGCCTGAACCTTTCGAACTCGGTGGCGGTGGGCGTGTACGAGGCTTTGCGGCAGTGGGGCTTTCCGGAGCTGGAAGACCGGGGCCAGCTGCGCGACTATGAATGGAAATGA
- a CDS encoding anaerobic ribonucleoside-triphosphate reductase activating protein produces the protein MALQGLQKLTLLDYPGRVACTVFFGGCNFRCPFCHNAGLVRGSLAPELGEEELLAYLKKRRGVLEGVCVSGGEPLLEPGLADLLERVKALGYAVKLDTNGSFPHRLRQLVEKGLVDTVAMDIKNSPEGYARTAGVPGLDLAPIRESAAFLLGGGADYELRTTVAAGLHTEADFEAIGEWLAGARRYFLQRFVDSGDVLEPGLSAPGEEEMRRYLAALQKNIPAARIRGG, from the coding sequence GTGGCCTTGCAGGGGTTACAAAAGCTCACCTTGCTGGATTACCCCGGCAGGGTGGCCTGCACCGTGTTTTTCGGCGGGTGCAATTTTCGCTGCCCGTTCTGCCACAACGCCGGGCTTGTGAGGGGAAGCCTTGCGCCGGAGCTGGGCGAAGAAGAGCTGCTGGCGTATCTTAAAAAGCGGCGGGGCGTTCTGGAGGGAGTGTGCGTGAGCGGCGGCGAGCCGCTGCTGGAGCCGGGCCTTGCGGACTTGCTGGAGCGGGTCAAGGCGCTGGGGTACGCGGTGAAGCTGGACACAAACGGCAGTTTTCCACACAGGCTGCGGCAGCTTGTGGAAAAGGGCCTGGTGGACACGGTGGCCATGGACATTAAAAATTCGCCCGAAGGCTACGCGCGCACGGCGGGGGTGCCGGGGCTGGACCTTGCGCCCATCCGCGAGAGCGCGGCGTTTTTGCTGGGCGGCGGGGCCGATTACGAGCTGCGCACCACGGTGGCGGCGGGGCTGCACACCGAGGCCGATTTTGAGGCCATTGGGGAGTGGCTGGCCGGGGCCAGGCGGTATTTTTTGCAGCGCTTTGTGGATTCCGGCGACGTGCTGGAGCCGGGCCTTTCGGCACCCGGCGAAGAGGAGATGCGGCGGTATTTGGCCGCGCTGCAAAAAAACATCCCGGCGGCGCGCATCCGGGGCGGATGA
- the nrdD gene encoding anaerobic ribonucleoside triphosphate reductase, translated as MYSVTKRDGQVVEFDIQKICKAITKAFDAVEKQYHPSTIDLLALKVTADFEPKIRDGRVPVEDIQDSVENVLSEAGYADVAKCYILYRKQREKMRSMKSTILDYKELVDNYLHVNDWRVKENSTVTYSVGGLILSNSGAITANYWLSEVYDEEIGAAHRNADLHIHDLSMLTGYCAGWSLKQLIQEGLGGIPGKITSAPAKHLATLCNQMVNFLGIMQNEWAGAQAFSSFDTYLAPFVKADNLPYGQVKKCVESFIYGVNTPSRWGTQAPFSNITLDWVVPGDLAELPAIVGGKEQDFCYKDCQKEMDMVNKAFIEVMIEGDANGRGFQYPIPTYSITRDFDWSDTENNRLLFEMTAKYGTPYFSNYINSDMQPSDVRSMCCRLRLDLRELRKKSGGFFGSGESTGSVGVVTINLPRIAYQAKDEADFYRRLDHMMDLAARSLKMKRETITKFLNEGLYPYTRRYLGTFENHFSTIGLLGMNEAGLNAAWLRRDMTWPETQRFARDVLNHMRTRLADYQEEYGDLYNLEATPAESTSYRLAKHDVARWPDIRTANDGGTPYYTNSSNLPVGYTEDVFSALDVQDELQTLYTSGTVFHTFLGEKLPDWRAAAALVRKIAENYRLPYYTLSPTYSVCREHGYLAGEEYTCPICGQKTEVYSRITGYYRPVQNWNDGKAQEFKDRKTYDIGASRLTHGRPAAGQEPPAAAAAPAEHRALLFTTKTCPNCRVAAGMLERAGLPFERTDAEENAALVARYGVCQAPTLVVVEGESVRRFANLSEIKKYTQTTSL; from the coding sequence ATGTACAGTGTAACCAAGCGGGACGGGCAGGTCGTGGAGTTCGACATCCAGAAGATCTGCAAGGCCATCACCAAGGCGTTTGACGCGGTGGAAAAGCAGTATCACCCCAGCACCATCGACCTGCTGGCGCTCAAGGTCACGGCGGACTTTGAGCCCAAGATCCGGGACGGCAGGGTGCCGGTGGAGGACATTCAGGACAGCGTGGAAAACGTGCTGAGCGAGGCGGGCTACGCCGACGTGGCCAAGTGCTACATTTTGTACCGCAAGCAGCGGGAGAAGATGCGCAGCATGAAGTCCACCATTCTGGACTACAAGGAGCTGGTGGACAACTACCTGCACGTGAACGACTGGCGCGTGAAGGAGAACAGCACCGTGACCTATTCGGTGGGCGGGCTGATTTTGAGCAACAGCGGCGCCATTACCGCCAACTACTGGCTGAGCGAGGTGTACGACGAGGAGATCGGCGCGGCCCACCGCAATGCCGACCTTCACATCCACGATCTCTCGATGCTGACCGGCTACTGCGCGGGGTGGAGCTTAAAGCAGCTGATCCAGGAGGGGCTGGGCGGCATTCCGGGCAAGATCACCAGCGCCCCGGCAAAGCACCTGGCCACCCTGTGCAACCAGATGGTGAACTTTTTGGGCATCATGCAGAACGAGTGGGCGGGCGCGCAGGCATTTTCGTCCTTCGACACCTACCTCGCCCCCTTTGTGAAAGCCGACAACCTGCCTTACGGGCAGGTGAAAAAGTGCGTGGAGTCGTTTATTTACGGCGTGAACACCCCCAGCCGCTGGGGCACCCAGGCGCCCTTCTCCAACATCACGCTGGACTGGGTGGTGCCGGGGGATCTGGCCGAGCTGCCCGCCATTGTGGGCGGCAAAGAGCAGGATTTCTGCTACAAGGACTGCCAGAAAGAGATGGACATGGTGAACAAGGCCTTCATCGAGGTGATGATCGAGGGCGATGCAAACGGCCGCGGGTTCCAGTACCCCATTCCCACCTATTCCATCACCCGGGACTTTGACTGGTCGGACACCGAGAACAACCGCCTTTTGTTCGAGATGACCGCCAAGTACGGCACCCCCTATTTTTCCAACTACATCAACAGCGACATGCAGCCCAGCGACGTGCGCAGCATGTGCTGCCGGCTGCGGCTGGACCTGCGGGAGCTGCGCAAAAAAAGCGGCGGCTTTTTTGGCTCGGGCGAGTCCACCGGCAGCGTGGGCGTGGTGACCATCAACCTGCCCCGCATTGCGTACCAGGCAAAGGACGAGGCCGACTTTTACAGGCGGCTGGACCACATGATGGACCTGGCGGCCCGGTCGCTGAAAATGAAGCGGGAGACCATTACCAAATTTTTGAACGAGGGGCTTTACCCCTATACCCGGCGGTACCTGGGCACCTTTGAAAACCACTTTTCCACCATTGGGCTGCTGGGCATGAACGAGGCGGGGCTGAACGCGGCCTGGCTGCGGCGCGACATGACCTGGCCCGAGACCCAGCGCTTTGCAAGGGACGTGCTGAACCACATGCGCACCCGCCTGGCGGATTACCAGGAGGAGTACGGCGATCTGTACAACCTGGAGGCCACCCCCGCCGAGAGCACCAGCTACCGGCTGGCAAAGCACGACGTGGCCCGCTGGCCGGACATCCGCACCGCCAACGACGGCGGCACCCCCTACTACACCAATTCCTCCAACCTGCCGGTGGGCTACACCGAGGATGTGTTCAGCGCGCTGGACGTGCAGGATGAATTGCAGACCCTGTATACCTCGGGCACGGTGTTCCACACCTTTTTGGGCGAAAAGCTGCCGGACTGGAGGGCGGCTGCGGCCCTGGTGCGCAAGATCGCCGAAAACTACCGGCTGCCCTATTACACCCTGTCGCCCACCTACTCGGTGTGCCGCGAGCACGGATACCTGGCGGGCGAGGAGTATACCTGCCCCATCTGCGGCCAGAAGACCGAGGTCTACAGCCGCATTACCGGCTATTACCGGCCGGTGCAGAACTGGAACGACGGAAAGGCCCAGGAATTCAAGGACCGCAAGACCTACGACATCGGCGCCAGCCGCCTGACCCACGGCCGCCCGGCGGCGGGCCAGGAGCCGCCCGCCGCGGCCGCGGCCCCGGCAGAGCACCGGGCGCTGCTGTTCACCACCAAGACCTGCCCGAACTGCCGCGTGGCGGCGGGCATGCTGGAACGGGCGGGCCTGCCCTTTGAGCGCACCGACGCCGAGGAAAACGCCGCGCTGGTGGCCCGCTACGGGGTGTGCCAGGCGCCCACCCTGGTGGTGGTGGAGGGCGAGAGCGTGCGCCGCTTTGCAAACCTTTCGGAGATTAAAAAATACACCCAGACGACCAGCCTGTAA
- the trxB gene encoding thioredoxin reductase has protein sequence MEYDVIVVGGGPAGMTAALYAARAAKRVLLAEGAGFGGQISHSPRVENYPGVEPQSGSALAAAMADQLAAQEVEFGFAAATGARAVPGGFEVLAEGEAWRGKSLVLAPGMEHRCLGLAGEDGIAGISYCAVCDGAFYKGRKVAVVGGGDTALQDALLLAELCGHVTLIHRRGELRGAAALAKRLRSRPNVEFLLNTAVTAFESEAGRLTGLAVKNTADASTGRLAVDGVFLAVGQTPGTAPFAGFVVLDEQGFVLAGEDCRTSRPGVFAAGDCRTKQVRQLATAVGDGAVAGLAASEWAAGAQD, from the coding sequence TTGGAATACGATGTGATCGTGGTGGGCGGCGGCCCGGCGGGCATGACCGCCGCCCTGTATGCCGCGCGGGCGGCGAAACGCGTGCTGCTGGCGGAGGGCGCGGGCTTTGGCGGGCAGATCAGCCACTCGCCCCGGGTGGAAAATTACCCCGGCGTGGAACCCCAGAGCGGCAGCGCGCTGGCCGCCGCCATGGCGGACCAGCTGGCCGCGCAGGAGGTGGAGTTCGGCTTTGCCGCCGCCACCGGCGCGCGGGCTGTGCCCGGCGGCTTTGAGGTGCTGGCCGAGGGGGAAGCCTGGCGGGGCAAAAGCCTGGTGCTGGCGCCGGGCATGGAGCACCGCTGCCTGGGCCTTGCGGGCGAGGACGGGATTGCCGGTATTTCGTACTGCGCGGTGTGCGACGGCGCGTTTTACAAGGGCCGGAAGGTGGCCGTGGTGGGCGGCGGCGACACCGCGCTGCAGGATGCCCTGCTGCTGGCGGAGCTGTGCGGGCATGTGACCCTGATCCACCGGCGGGGCGAGCTGCGCGGGGCGGCTGCCCTGGCAAAAAGGCTGCGCAGCCGCCCGAACGTGGAATTTTTGCTGAACACGGCCGTGACCGCGTTTGAGAGCGAGGCGGGCCGCCTGACCGGCCTTGCCGTGAAAAACACGGCGGACGCAAGCACCGGCAGGCTGGCGGTGGACGGCGTGTTTTTGGCGGTGGGGCAGACCCCCGGCACGGCGCCCTTTGCCGGCTTTGTGGTGCTGGATGAACAGGGCTTTGTGCTGGCGGGCGAGGACTGCCGCACCAGCCGGCCCGGGGTGTTTGCGGCGGGCGACTGCCGCACAAAGCAGGTGCGCCAGCTGGCCACAGCGGTGGGCGACGGGGCCGTTGCGGGCCTGGCCGCCAGCGAATGGGCCGCCGGGGCACAAGACTGA